The Microbacterium sp. LWH7-1.2 genome window below encodes:
- a CDS encoding acyl-CoA dehydrogenase family protein translates to MSIAESVERARLAFGLDVAVGLDVLEPLIGRMRLVIPGGGRAVTSALRTYRFDASDVAPESDAALVTAIRAAVPAAALGALDAALRESVQYSHARHLYGGAVLDIPHARSLLAAALADALTADALSSAAVCLADARAPAASVAVALSAHLSCLLLAEAAQQVSVLAGSTFYARIAPFELIEQHVRDLSALAVLVPDLADPLPTALDGLGAWCVDTDAAAPGSLLRPEVVAAIAMDAPGAVEVHVALAAAAAETAAEAAGSESLDPHQSLELAHRVSLLTAAAAVVDGWMHARGSEAIAGDPLAMEACLRRIRGRVVRRQPPLPADLVARLVAHAEARAASGEEMAIGPARAAVPPM, encoded by the coding sequence ATGAGCATCGCGGAGAGCGTGGAACGGGCGCGCCTCGCCTTCGGACTCGACGTCGCCGTCGGGCTCGACGTCCTCGAGCCGCTCATCGGGCGGATGCGGCTCGTCATCCCCGGCGGCGGGCGCGCGGTGACGAGCGCACTGCGGACGTACCGGTTCGACGCCTCCGACGTCGCGCCGGAGTCCGATGCCGCCCTGGTCACCGCTATCCGCGCGGCGGTGCCGGCCGCGGCGCTCGGCGCGCTCGACGCCGCGCTGCGCGAGTCCGTGCAGTACTCCCATGCCCGCCACCTGTATGGCGGCGCGGTGCTCGACATCCCGCACGCTCGCAGCCTGCTGGCCGCGGCGCTGGCCGATGCGCTCACCGCCGACGCGCTGAGCAGCGCGGCCGTGTGCCTTGCGGACGCACGCGCCCCCGCAGCATCCGTCGCCGTCGCCCTGAGCGCCCACCTCTCGTGCCTGCTGCTCGCCGAGGCGGCCCAGCAGGTGTCGGTGCTCGCCGGCTCGACGTTCTACGCGCGCATCGCGCCGTTCGAGCTCATCGAGCAGCACGTGCGCGACCTCTCGGCGCTCGCCGTACTCGTTCCGGACCTCGCCGATCCGCTTCCCACGGCGCTCGACGGGCTGGGCGCGTGGTGCGTCGATACGGATGCTGCCGCCCCGGGCTCGCTGCTGCGGCCCGAGGTCGTGGCGGCCATCGCCATGGATGCCCCCGGGGCGGTCGAGGTGCACGTCGCGCTCGCGGCGGCAGCGGCCGAGACCGCGGCGGAGGCGGCGGGCTCGGAGTCACTCGACCCGCACCAGTCGCTCGAGCTCGCCCATCGGGTGTCGCTGCTCACCGCGGCCGCCGCGGTGGTCGACGGCTGGATGCACGCGCGCGGCTCGGAGGCGATCGCGGGCGACCCGCTCGCGATGGAGGCCTGCCTCAGACGCATCCGCGGGCGGGTGGTGCGGCGGCAGCCGCCGCTTCCCGCCGACCTCGTGGCGCGGCTCGTCGCGCACGCCGAAGCCCGCGCCGCGAGCGGCGAGGAGATGGCGATCGGCCCCGCCCGGGCGGCCGTCCCGCCGATGTGA
- a CDS encoding 4'-phosphopantetheinyl transferase superfamily protein has product MSEAGGDARRTLVSARGVHVVTGRVPGIGSGFDAEDAAQLLGTDAATLGSLDETRVASYLTARRWVRDIVTVRLRRAWSGFEATPRGVKPRLADSTLDVSIAHAGDRLVVGVVEHGRIGVDVELVASVFDQPSLVGRLCTPAERRRADALGPAERRAWLTQLWTVKESYAKALGAGLSLDFRQLDGAGLRHRVAVRGVLTPATGASHAKIAVSWVDAAPSRSPSSIRAI; this is encoded by the coding sequence ATGAGTGAAGCCGGCGGCGACGCCCGGCGCACGCTCGTCTCCGCGCGGGGCGTGCACGTCGTGACGGGCCGCGTCCCCGGTATCGGCTCCGGCTTCGACGCCGAGGACGCCGCGCAGCTTCTCGGAACGGATGCCGCCACCCTCGGCTCGCTGGACGAGACCCGTGTCGCGTCGTACCTCACGGCGCGCCGGTGGGTGCGCGACATCGTCACCGTGCGCCTGCGGCGGGCCTGGAGCGGGTTCGAGGCGACCCCGCGCGGTGTGAAGCCGCGACTCGCCGACTCGACGCTGGATGTCAGCATCGCCCACGCGGGAGACCGGCTCGTCGTCGGGGTGGTCGAACACGGGCGGATCGGCGTCGACGTCGAGCTCGTGGCATCCGTCTTCGATCAGCCGTCGCTCGTCGGTCGCCTCTGCACCCCTGCCGAGCGCCGACGCGCCGACGCGCTGGGGCCCGCCGAGCGGCGGGCGTGGCTCACGCAGCTGTGGACGGTGAAGGAGTCGTACGCGAAGGCGCTGGGGGCGGGTCTGTCGCTGGACTTCCGGCAGCTCGACGGCGCCGGTCTGCGTCACAGAGTCGCCGTTCGCGGTGTGCTGACTCCCGCGACGGGGGCGAGTCATGCAAAGATCGCTGTCAGCTGGGTCGATGCTGCCCCTTCCCGTTCTCCCTCGTCCATTCGGGCGATCTAG
- a CDS encoding IS481 family transposase, with protein MSHANAALTPRARLRLARLIVDEGWPLQVAAKMFMVSTVTARKWAARFRSEGPAGMSDRSSRPRSMPAKTPSPVVKKIVKARWRRRLGPVQIAGELGLAPSTVHAVLVRCGLNRLSAIDRVTGEPIRRYEHDHPGALIHVDVTKFGRIPDGGGHRFVGRQQGARNKLETPGLPRGKDHKPRTGTGFFHTVVDDNSRVAYVEEHDDERAETAVGVLTRAIAFFADHGVTVERVLSDNGSCYRSLAWRDACADLGIRHKRTRPYRPQTNGKIERFHRTLADGWAYAKFYPSETERRDALPGWIHFYNHHRRHSAIGAPPISRINNLPGHHS; from the coding sequence GTGTCCCACGCTAACGCTGCTCTGACTCCCCGTGCCCGACTGCGCCTCGCGCGCCTTATCGTCGACGAGGGGTGGCCACTGCAGGTGGCAGCGAAGATGTTCATGGTCTCGACCGTGACAGCCCGGAAGTGGGCGGCCAGATTCCGATCCGAGGGGCCGGCGGGGATGTCGGATCGGTCGAGCCGCCCCCGCTCGATGCCTGCGAAGACGCCGTCGCCGGTTGTGAAGAAGATCGTGAAGGCCCGCTGGCGGCGTCGGCTGGGCCCGGTCCAGATCGCCGGTGAGCTCGGTCTGGCTCCGTCGACCGTTCACGCGGTTCTGGTGCGTTGCGGCCTCAACCGCCTCTCCGCGATCGACCGGGTCACCGGGGAGCCGATCCGCCGTTATGAGCACGACCATCCCGGCGCACTGATCCACGTCGATGTCACCAAGTTCGGTCGCATCCCCGACGGCGGCGGGCACCGGTTCGTCGGACGGCAGCAGGGCGCCCGGAACAAGCTCGAGACGCCAGGACTGCCGCGCGGCAAGGACCACAAGCCGAGGACCGGCACCGGGTTCTTCCACACCGTCGTCGACGACAACTCGCGGGTGGCTTATGTCGAAGAGCACGACGACGAGCGAGCCGAGACTGCCGTCGGCGTCCTCACCCGCGCGATCGCGTTCTTCGCCGATCACGGCGTGACCGTCGAGCGCGTCCTTTCCGACAACGGCTCCTGCTACCGGTCCCTTGCCTGGCGAGACGCCTGCGCCGACCTCGGCATCAGACACAAGCGCACCCGCCCGTACCGCCCGCAGACCAACGGCAAGATCGAGCGCTTCCACCGCACGCTGGCCGACGGATGGGCCTACGCGAAGTTCTACCCGTCAGAGACCGAACGCCGCGACGCCCTGCCCGGCTGGATCCACTTCTACAATCACCACAGGCGACACTCCGCAATCGGAGCCCCACCCATCAGCAGGATCAACAACCTGCCTGGACATCACAGCTAG
- a CDS encoding UDP-glucose/GDP-mannose dehydrogenase family protein — MRLSVIGCGYLGAVHAAAMASIGHDVVGIDVDARKVASLSKGEAPFFEPGLQEILTEGIASGRLRFTTDMAAAAGAAVHFVGVGTPQQKDGYAADLTYVNAAIDSLLPYLSAGDIVAGKSTVPVGTAADLAPRVEATGATLVWNPEFLREGFAVKDTIDPDRLVVGVPAGEAGQAAADTLREVYHPSVAKDTPFIVTDLATAELVKVAANAFLATKISFINAMAEIAEVTGADVTQLADAIGHDARIGRRFLGAGIGFGGGCLPKDIRAFSARAEELGRGESVAFLREVDAINLRRRERAVQLVLEALDGSVFKKNITVLGAAFKPYSDDIRDSPALDVAVRLHGLGAWVTITDPAAIPNAQRLHPQLNYVEDRDEALREADAVILVTEWDEYRRELTPEHAATLTRGKVVIDGRNGWDATAWRNAGWAYHGMGRP, encoded by the coding sequence ATGCGTCTGTCTGTCATCGGCTGCGGGTACCTCGGCGCGGTCCACGCGGCCGCGATGGCCTCGATCGGTCACGATGTCGTCGGCATCGACGTCGACGCGCGCAAGGTCGCGTCGCTGTCCAAGGGCGAGGCACCGTTCTTCGAACCCGGGCTGCAGGAGATCCTCACCGAGGGCATCGCCTCCGGACGACTCCGGTTCACCACCGACATGGCCGCTGCCGCCGGCGCGGCGGTGCACTTCGTGGGTGTCGGCACCCCGCAGCAGAAAGACGGCTACGCCGCCGACCTCACCTACGTCAACGCCGCCATCGACTCCCTGCTGCCCTACCTGTCGGCCGGTGACATCGTGGCCGGCAAGTCGACCGTCCCCGTCGGCACCGCCGCCGACCTCGCCCCCCGCGTCGAGGCGACCGGCGCGACGCTGGTGTGGAACCCCGAGTTCCTCCGCGAAGGGTTCGCGGTCAAGGACACCATCGACCCCGACAGGCTCGTCGTGGGCGTGCCCGCCGGCGAGGCCGGCCAGGCCGCCGCCGACACACTCCGCGAGGTGTACCACCCGTCCGTCGCGAAGGACACCCCGTTCATCGTCACCGACCTCGCCACCGCCGAACTGGTCAAGGTCGCCGCCAACGCGTTCCTCGCCACCAAGATCTCGTTCATCAACGCGATGGCCGAGATCGCCGAGGTCACCGGCGCCGACGTCACCCAGCTCGCCGACGCCATCGGCCACGACGCGCGCATCGGCCGCCGCTTCCTGGGCGCCGGCATCGGCTTCGGCGGCGGCTGCCTGCCCAAAGACATCCGCGCGTTCTCCGCCCGCGCCGAAGAACTCGGCCGCGGCGAATCGGTCGCGTTCCTCCGCGAAGTCGACGCGATCAACCTGCGCCGCCGCGAACGCGCCGTGCAGCTCGTCCTCGAAGCCCTCGACGGATCCGTGTTCAAGAAGAACATCACCGTGCTCGGCGCCGCGTTCAAGCCCTACAGCGACGACATCCGCGACTCCCCCGCCCTCGACGTCGCCGTGCGCCTGCACGGCCTCGGCGCCTGGGTCACCATCACCGACCCCGCCGCGATCCCCAACGCCCAGCGCCTGCACCCGCAGCTGAACTACGTCGAAGACCGCGACGAAGCCCTCCGCGAAGCCGACGCCGTCATCCTCGTCACCGAATGGGACGAATACCGCCGCGAACTCACCCCCGAACACGCCGCCACCCTCACCCGCGGCAAAGTCGTCATCGACGGCCGCAACGGCTGGGACGCCACCGCCTGGCGCAACGCCGGCTGGGCCTACCACGGCATGGGACGCCCCTGA
- a CDS encoding DUF222 domain-containing protein codes for MDHEERDRAEAQSAGAFADELRAIHADEAALQARKLRLLARAFELAETQKARIPSMRSRERDMPLRSLAAELGLAVRMNDRTMQSHLWDAHRLVTDFPATVDALGSGDISRAHASAILDAGADIDDASARGAYEQAVLDHARGTTAARTRSFAQQQADIHNPRTLQERHDSAVQGRRIWVTDLADGMSQLNLLTSTALAHGILDRTTRQAKLIKRLDAAARRDSMSAPVEGDGAGGDHVARGEDASTGAAADDTWFDQRTIDQTRADLVIDLLLTGSPAIDPTLDASPGGLGAIRAMVQVTVPVTTLTGVTTGGAELDGRAPVDAETARRLAGDAPGWDRVMTDPVTGIVLTVDRYQPSAEQKRFLHARDQHCRFPGCRRPARSCDHDHTQDFALGGPTEICNLACFCKRHHTLKHNTDWTVRQLPGGTLEWTSPAGAHYLEDPPARVVFVPSADPPPF; via the coding sequence GTGGACCACGAAGAGCGTGATCGGGCCGAGGCGCAGAGCGCCGGCGCGTTCGCCGACGAACTTCGCGCGATCCACGCCGACGAGGCAGCGCTGCAGGCCCGCAAGCTGCGACTGCTCGCCCGAGCGTTCGAGCTCGCAGAGACCCAGAAGGCCCGTATCCCGTCGATGCGGTCGCGGGAACGCGATATGCCGCTGCGGTCGCTGGCCGCCGAACTCGGCCTCGCGGTGCGCATGAACGACCGTACGATGCAGTCCCACCTGTGGGACGCTCACCGACTCGTCACCGACTTTCCGGCGACCGTCGACGCACTCGGCAGCGGTGACATCTCGCGCGCACACGCCTCGGCGATCCTCGACGCCGGCGCCGACATCGACGACGCCTCAGCCCGCGGCGCCTACGAACAGGCAGTGCTCGACCACGCCCGCGGCACGACCGCGGCACGCACGCGCTCCTTCGCCCAGCAGCAGGCCGACATCCACAACCCCCGCACCCTGCAAGAGCGCCACGACAGCGCCGTCCAGGGTCGTCGCATCTGGGTCACCGACCTGGCCGACGGCATGTCGCAGCTCAACCTTCTGACGTCGACCGCGCTCGCCCACGGCATCCTCGACCGCACCACCAGGCAGGCGAAACTCATCAAGCGGCTCGATGCTGCCGCACGTCGCGACTCGATGAGTGCGCCGGTCGAGGGTGACGGGGCGGGCGGTGACCACGTCGCACGAGGAGAAGACGCGTCGACGGGTGCCGCAGCCGACGACACCTGGTTCGACCAGCGCACGATCGACCAGACCCGCGCCGACCTCGTCATCGACCTGCTGCTCACGGGATCACCGGCGATCGACCCCACGCTTGACGCTTCGCCGGGCGGGCTCGGCGCGATCCGCGCGATGGTGCAGGTCACCGTGCCGGTAACCACGTTGACGGGGGTCACGACCGGCGGCGCAGAGCTCGACGGCCGCGCCCCGGTCGACGCCGAGACCGCACGGCGACTCGCCGGCGACGCGCCAGGGTGGGATCGGGTCATGACCGACCCCGTCACCGGCATCGTTCTCACCGTCGACCGATATCAGCCAAGCGCCGAGCAGAAGCGGTTCCTCCACGCGCGAGACCAGCATTGCCGATTCCCGGGCTGCCGCAGACCGGCCAGATCATGCGACCACGACCATACGCAGGACTTCGCGCTCGGCGGACCGACCGAGATCTGCAACCTCGCGTGCTTCTGCAAGCGGCACCACACCCTCAAACACAACACCGACTGGACCGTCCGGCAGCTGCCCGGCGGCACCCTCGAGTGGACGAGCCCGGCCGGCGCCCATTACCTCGAAGACCCACCAGCTCGCGTCGTCTTCGTGCCGAGCGCCGACCCGCCACCGTTCTGA
- a CDS encoding acyl carrier protein, protein MPVQLTATEIEQWLVGRVVAYGKIQADAFTIDTPLAELGLDSVYALTLCGDIEDEFQLEVDPTIVWDHPTIRELAEGIRQRADE, encoded by the coding sequence ATGCCTGTACAGCTGACCGCCACCGAGATCGAGCAGTGGCTCGTCGGACGCGTCGTCGCCTACGGCAAGATCCAGGCCGATGCGTTCACGATCGACACGCCGCTGGCCGAACTCGGACTCGACTCCGTCTACGCCCTCACGCTCTGCGGCGACATCGAGGACGAGTTCCAGCTCGAGGTCGACCCGACGATCGTGTGGGACCACCCCACGATCCGCGAGCTCGCCGAAGGCATCCGTCAGCGTGCCGATGAGTGA